A DNA window from Citrobacter tructae contains the following coding sequences:
- the mntS gene encoding manganase accumulation protein MntS gives MNEFKRCMRVFSHSPFKVRLMLISMLCDMINGKPEQDKPSGK, from the coding sequence ATGAATGAATTCAAGAGGTGTATGCGCGTGTTTAGTCACTCTCCTTTTAAAGTACGGTTGATGCTGATCTCTATGCTGTGCGACATGATCAACGGCAAACCAGAGCAGGATAAACCCTCAGGCAAATAA
- a CDS encoding anion transporter, translating to MSFPLLRALQRDRFFQLLIITGIVLSLFTPFTPGSWPGAIDWHTIITLSGLMLLTKGVELSGYFDVLGRKMTRRFKTERQLAIFMVLAAALLSTFLTNDVALFIVVPLTITLKKLCEIPVNRLIIFEALAVNAGSLLTPIGNPQNILMWGRSGLSFTAFTWQMAPLAGAMMLTLVVLCWFSFPRTDLHYHTGTRAPDWQPRLVWSCLALYIVFLTALELKQELWGLAIVATGFMVLARRVIFSVDWTLLLVFMAMFIDVHLLTQLPVLQGISGHFGTLSQPGLWLTAIGLSQFISNVPSTILLLNYVPPTLLLAWAVNIGGFGLLPGSLANLIALRMANDRRIWWRFHWYSVPMLIWAALVGYGLLLLR from the coding sequence ATGAGTTTTCCTTTATTACGCGCATTGCAGCGCGATCGTTTTTTCCAACTGCTCATCATCACCGGTATTGTTCTGAGTCTGTTCACACCGTTTACCCCTGGGAGCTGGCCGGGGGCCATTGACTGGCACACGATTATTACCCTCAGCGGCCTGATGTTACTGACTAAAGGCGTGGAGTTGAGTGGTTACTTCGATGTGCTAGGGCGCAAGATGACCCGCCGCTTCAAGACGGAACGCCAGTTAGCGATATTTATGGTGCTGGCGGCGGCGTTACTGTCGACGTTTCTGACCAACGATGTCGCCCTGTTTATTGTGGTGCCGCTGACCATCACCCTGAAAAAACTGTGCGAGATTCCGGTGAACCGCCTCATTATTTTTGAGGCGCTGGCGGTGAACGCTGGATCGCTGCTGACGCCAATCGGTAATCCGCAGAACATCCTGATGTGGGGGCGCTCCGGACTGTCATTCACCGCGTTTACCTGGCAAATGGCACCGCTTGCCGGTGCGATGATGCTGACGCTGGTGGTGCTGTGCTGGTTTAGTTTTCCGCGTACAGATTTGCACTATCATACCGGCACGCGTGCGCCGGACTGGCAGCCCCGGCTGGTGTGGAGTTGCCTGGCACTGTATATCGTCTTTCTGACGGCGCTGGAGCTGAAGCAGGAACTCTGGGGTTTGGCGATTGTGGCGACAGGCTTTATGGTGCTGGCTCGCCGCGTGATCTTCAGCGTGGACTGGACGCTGCTGCTGGTGTTTATGGCGATGTTTATCGATGTACATCTGTTGACGCAGTTACCCGTACTCCAGGGGATTTCGGGCCACTTTGGTACGCTTTCCCAACCTGGACTATGGTTGACGGCAATCGGTCTGTCGCAGTTTATCAGTAATGTACCCAGCACTATTTTACTACTGAACTATGTCCCGCCAACGCTACTGCTGGCCTGGGCTGTCAATATTGGCGGTTTTGGACTGTTACCGGGATCGCTGGCGAATCTTATTGCTTTACGAATGGCAAACGACCGGCGTATCTGGTGGCGTTTTCATTGGTATTCGGTGCCGATGCTGATTTGGGCGGCGCTGGTGGGATATGGTTTGCTGCTGTTGCGGTAG
- the ldtB gene encoding L,D-transpeptidase, whose protein sequence is MNMKLTTLFAAALAVVGFCNTASAVTYPLPTDGSRLIGQNQVITIPEGNTQPLEYYAAEYQMGLSNMLEANPGVDTFLPKGGTVLNIPQQLILPDTVHEGIVINSAEMRLYYYPKGTNTVIVLPIGIGQLGKDTPINWTTKVERKKAGPTWTPTAKMHAEYRAAGEPLPAVVPAGPDNPMGLYALYIGRLYAIHGTNANFGVGLRVSHGCVRLRNEDIKFLFENVPVGTRVQFIDEPVKATTEPDGSRYIEVHNPLSTTEAQFEGGEIVPISLNKSITSITGQPDVDQAVVEQAVQNRSGMPVRLN, encoded by the coding sequence ATGAATATGAAATTGACAACGCTTTTCGCGGCGGCACTCGCAGTAGTTGGTTTTTGTAACACTGCCTCAGCCGTCACGTACCCGCTGCCTACCGATGGTAGCCGTTTGATTGGCCAAAACCAGGTCATCACCATTCCTGAAGGCAACACCCAACCGCTGGAGTACTATGCGGCTGAATACCAGATGGGTCTGTCTAACATGCTGGAAGCCAACCCGGGCGTGGATACCTTCCTGCCGAAGGGCGGCACCGTGCTGAACATTCCTCAGCAGTTGATCCTGCCGGATACCGTGCATGAAGGTATTGTTATCAACAGCGCAGAAATGCGTCTGTACTACTACCCGAAAGGCACCAACACCGTTATCGTTTTACCGATTGGTATCGGCCAGTTAGGCAAAGACACGCCGATCAACTGGACCACCAAAGTTGAGCGTAAGAAAGCAGGCCCGACCTGGACGCCAACCGCCAAGATGCACGCTGAATACCGCGCTGCGGGCGAACCGCTGCCAGCGGTTGTTCCAGCCGGTCCGGATAACCCGATGGGTCTGTACGCACTGTATATCGGTCGCCTGTATGCCATCCACGGGACCAACGCGAACTTCGGCGTCGGCCTACGCGTCAGCCACGGTTGCGTGCGTCTGCGTAATGAAGACATCAAGTTCCTGTTCGAAAACGTTCCGGTTGGCACGCGCGTCCAGTTTATTGACGAACCGGTAAAAGCCACGACCGAACCAGACGGCAGTCGTTACATTGAGGTGCATAACCCACTGTCTACCACTGAAGCACAGTTCGAAGGCGGCGAAATCGTACCGATTTCCCTGAACAAGAGCATTACCAGCATCACCGGTCAGCCGGACGTCGATCAGGCCGTCGTTGAGCAGGCGGTACAGAACCGTTCCGGTATGCCGGTTCGCCTGAACTAA
- the mntR gene encoding manganese-binding transcriptional regulator MntR, with the protein MSRRAGMPTTKKVTQLVNVEEHVEGFRQVREAHRRELIDDYVELISDLIIEVGEARQVDMAARLGVSQPTVAKMLKRLASVGLIEMIPWRGVFLTAEGEKLAQESRERHQIVENFLLMLGISPEIARRDAEGMEHHVSKETLEAFSRFTQQQGTGSE; encoded by the coding sequence ATGAGTCGTCGCGCAGGTATGCCAACAACAAAAAAAGTGACGCAATTAGTGAATGTTGAGGAACATGTTGAAGGGTTTCGTCAGGTCAGGGAGGCGCATCGTCGCGAACTGATTGATGATTACGTGGAGCTGATTTCCGACCTCATTATCGAAGTGGGGGAAGCGCGTCAGGTGGATATGGCCGCTCGGCTTGGGGTTTCTCAACCCACCGTCGCCAAGATGCTCAAGCGCCTTGCCTCCGTGGGGTTGATTGAAATGATCCCCTGGCGCGGCGTGTTCTTAACCGCAGAAGGAGAGAAACTGGCCCAGGAGAGTCGCGAACGTCATCAGATCGTAGAGAATTTTCTGCTGATGTTAGGTATCAGCCCGGAAATTGCTCGTCGCGATGCGGAAGGGATGGAACACCATGTGAGTAAGGAAACGTTGGAGGCTTTTAGCCGATTTACCCAACAGCAAGGAACAGGCTCTGAATGA
- a CDS encoding ABC-F family ATPase, with protein sequence MLVSSNVTMQFGSKPLFENISVKFGGGNRYGLIGANGSGKSTFMKILGGDLEPTLGNVSLDPNERIGKLRQDQFAFEEFTVLDTVIMGHAELWEVKQERDRIYALPEMSEEDGYKVADLEVKYGEMDGYSAESRAGELLLGVGIPVEQHYGPMSEVAPGWKLRVLLAQALFSNPDILLLDEPTNNLDIDTIRWLEQTLNERDSTMIIISHDRHFLNMVCTHMADLDYGELRVYPGNYDEYMTAATQARERLLADNAKKKAQIADLQSFVSRFSANASKSRQATSRARQIDKIKLDEVKASSRQNPFIRFEQDKKLFRNALEVEALTKGFDNGPLFKNFNLLLEVGEKVAILGANGVGKSTMLKVLVGDMAPDNGTVKWSENAQIGYYAQDHEYEFENDLTVFEWMSQWKQEGDDEQVVRSFLGRLLFSQDDIKKPAKVLSGGEKGRMLFGKLMMQKPNILVMDEPTNHLDMESIESLNMALEMYQGTLIFVSHDREFVSSLATRVIEITPERVIDFTGNYEDYLRSKGVE encoded by the coding sequence GTGTTAGTTTCCAGCAACGTCACCATGCAGTTCGGCAGTAAGCCGCTGTTTGAAAATATTTCCGTCAAATTTGGCGGCGGCAACCGTTACGGCCTGATTGGCGCCAACGGTAGCGGTAAATCCACTTTTATGAAAATTCTCGGCGGCGACCTCGAACCGACGCTGGGTAACGTTTCCCTCGATCCGAACGAACGCATCGGTAAGCTGCGTCAGGATCAGTTCGCTTTTGAAGAGTTCACCGTTCTGGACACCGTCATTATGGGTCACGCTGAACTGTGGGAAGTGAAGCAGGAACGTGACCGTATCTATGCGCTGCCGGAAATGAGCGAAGAAGATGGTTATAAAGTCGCCGATCTCGAAGTTAAATACGGTGAGATGGACGGCTATTCGGCTGAATCTCGTGCCGGTGAACTGCTGCTGGGCGTTGGTATTCCGGTAGAACAACATTACGGCCCGATGAGCGAAGTTGCACCCGGCTGGAAGCTGCGTGTGCTGCTGGCGCAGGCGCTGTTCTCTAACCCGGACATCCTGCTGCTCGATGAACCGACCAACAACCTGGACATCGACACCATTCGTTGGCTGGAGCAGACGCTGAACGAGCGTGACAGCACCATGATCATCATTTCGCACGACCGTCACTTCCTGAACATGGTCTGTACGCACATGGCGGATCTGGACTACGGCGAGCTGCGTGTTTATCCGGGTAACTATGATGAATACATGACGGCAGCAACCCAGGCGCGTGAGCGTTTGTTGGCCGATAACGCCAAGAAAAAAGCGCAAATTGCCGATCTGCAATCCTTCGTCAGTCGCTTTAGCGCCAACGCCTCAAAATCTCGTCAGGCGACCTCTCGTGCGCGTCAGATTGATAAAATCAAACTCGACGAAGTAAAAGCGTCCAGCCGTCAGAACCCATTCATCCGTTTCGAACAGGATAAGAAACTGTTCCGTAACGCGCTGGAAGTGGAAGCGCTGACCAAAGGTTTCGATAACGGCCCGCTGTTTAAAAACTTCAATTTGCTGCTGGAAGTGGGCGAAAAGGTTGCCATCCTGGGGGCTAACGGCGTGGGTAAATCTACCATGCTGAAAGTACTGGTCGGCGACATGGCGCCGGATAATGGCACCGTTAAATGGTCTGAGAATGCGCAAATTGGCTACTACGCGCAGGATCACGAATATGAGTTCGAAAACGATTTGACCGTTTTCGAATGGATGAGTCAGTGGAAACAAGAAGGCGACGATGAGCAGGTCGTTCGCAGCTTCCTTGGTCGTCTGTTGTTCAGCCAGGACGATATCAAAAAGCCTGCTAAGGTGCTGTCCGGTGGTGAAAAAGGGCGCATGCTGTTCGGTAAGCTGATGATGCAGAAACCGAATATTCTGGTGATGGACGAACCGACCAACCACCTGGATATGGAATCGATTGAATCGCTGAACATGGCGCTGGAAATGTACCAGGGCACGCTGATCTTTGTTTCTCACGACCGCGAATTCGTCAGCTCGCTGGCCACACGTGTGATTGAGATTACGCCGGAACGTGTGATTGACTTCACCGGTAACTACGAAGATTACCTGCGTAGTAAAGGCGTCGAATAA
- a CDS encoding phosphoethanolamine transferase, translating to MNLTLKDSLIARSRALSPWTGFYFLQSLLINLALGYPLSLLYSVAFTCILLLLWRYAPRTQKVLIGICSLIAAMYFPFGQAYGSPNFNTLLALHSTNMEESTEILTIFPWYNYLVGIFIFALGVLAVRRKKDATKRRWNKFDSLCLLVSVVAFFVTPVQNLAWGGVFKLKDTGYPVFRFAKDVIVNNHEVLDEQERMAKLASVKDSWTVTAVKPKYHTYVVVIGESARRDALGAFGGHWDNTPFASSVNGYIFADYIAASGSTQKSLGLTLNRVVDDKPQFQDNFVTLANRAGFQTWWFSNQGQIGEYDTAIASIAKRADEVHFLKNGDFEADKNTRDEALLKMTAQVLETERTQPQLIVLHLMGSHPQACDRTQGKYETFVQSRETSCYLYTMKQTDDLLRQLYDQLRNSGDSFSMVYFSDHGLAFKERGKEVQYLAHDDQFQQNFQVPFMVVSSDDKAHRVIKARRSANDFLSFFSQWTGISAKEITNRYRFISEKKAGPVYITNFKLQKVDYNHLGTDIFETKSR from the coding sequence ATGAATTTAACCCTCAAAGATTCACTTATTGCTCGTAGCCGGGCGCTTAGCCCGTGGACTGGCTTCTATTTCTTACAGTCTCTGCTGATAAACCTCGCATTGGGCTACCCGCTTAGCCTGCTTTATAGCGTCGCCTTTACCTGTATATTGCTGCTCCTGTGGCGCTATGCTCCGCGCACGCAAAAAGTGCTGATTGGCATTTGTTCACTGATTGCAGCGATGTACTTTCCGTTTGGTCAGGCTTACGGTTCGCCAAACTTCAATACCCTGCTGGCGCTGCACTCGACCAACATGGAAGAGTCCACTGAAATCCTGACCATCTTCCCCTGGTACAACTACCTGGTTGGGATATTTATCTTTGCCCTTGGCGTACTTGCCGTGCGACGTAAAAAAGATGCGACGAAACGCCGCTGGAATAAGTTCGACAGTTTGTGTTTGCTGGTCAGCGTCGTGGCGTTCTTTGTTACGCCAGTGCAAAACCTGGCCTGGGGCGGCGTCTTCAAATTAAAAGATACTGGATATCCGGTGTTCCGCTTTGCCAAGGACGTTATCGTCAATAACCACGAAGTCCTCGACGAACAGGAGCGCATGGCGAAGCTGGCGAGCGTCAAGGACAGTTGGACGGTGACGGCGGTGAAACCTAAGTACCACACCTATGTCGTGGTGATTGGTGAAAGCGCCCGCCGTGATGCGTTAGGCGCGTTCGGCGGCCACTGGGATAACACTCCCTTTGCCAGTAGCGTTAACGGTTATATTTTTGCAGATTACATCGCGGCCAGCGGGTCAACGCAGAAATCGCTTGGCTTAACGCTTAATCGGGTGGTCGATGATAAGCCGCAGTTCCAGGATAACTTTGTCACTCTCGCCAACCGCGCTGGGTTCCAGACGTGGTGGTTCTCTAATCAGGGGCAGATCGGTGAATATGATACGGCAATCGCCAGTATCGCCAAGCGTGCTGACGAGGTTCACTTCCTGAAAAACGGCGACTTCGAAGCCGATAAAAACACCCGTGATGAAGCACTGTTGAAAATGACCGCCCAGGTATTGGAAACCGAGCGTACTCAGCCACAGCTCATCGTGCTGCACTTGATGGGTTCGCATCCGCAAGCCTGCGACCGTACTCAGGGGAAATACGAAACCTTCGTCCAGTCGAGAGAGACATCGTGTTATCTATACACCATGAAGCAGACCGATGACCTGCTGCGTCAGCTCTACGATCAACTGCGTAATAGCGGCGACAGCTTCTCGATGGTCTACTTCTCCGATCATGGCCTCGCCTTTAAAGAACGCGGTAAAGAGGTGCAGTATCTGGCGCACGACGATCAGTTCCAGCAGAATTTCCAGGTACCATTTATGGTGGTATCCAGCGACGATAAAGCACACCGGGTCATTAAAGCCCGTCGTTCCGCGAATGACTTCCTGAGCTTCTTCTCACAGTGGACGGGTATCAGCGCCAAGGAAATCACTAACCGCTACCGCTTTATCTCAGAGAAGAAAGCCGGGCCGGTGTATATCACCAACTTCAAATTACAAAAGGTGGACTACAACCATCTTGGCACCGACATCTTCGAGACTAAATCACGTTAA
- a CDS encoding DUF1479 domain-containing protein, producing MALTFTSDTLPADHKAAIRQMKQELRTQLGDVQQIFSQLSDTIATRVAEINALKAQGAPVWPILSYADIKAGRVSAEQREEIRRRGCAVIKGHFPREQALAWDQSMLDYLDRNHFDEVYKGPGDNFFGTLSASRPEIYPIYWSQAQMQARQSEEMANAQSFLNHLWTYESEGKQWFNPDVSVIYPDRIRRRPPGTTSKGLGAHTDSGALERWLLPAYQRVFASVFNGNLADYDPWHAAHRTDVEEYTVDNTTKCSVFRTFQGWTALSDMLPGQGLLHVVPIPEAMAYVLLRPLLDDVPEDELCGVAPGRVLPISQQWHPLLIEALTSIPQLDAGDSVWWHCDVIHSVAPVENQQGWGNVMYIPAAPMCEKNLAYAHKVKAALEKGVSPGDFPREDYETNWEGRFTLDDLNIHGKRALGII from the coding sequence ATGGCTCTTACTTTTACCAGCGACACGTTACCTGCCGATCACAAAGCAGCGATCCGTCAGATGAAGCAGGAATTGCGGACACAGCTTGGTGACGTCCAGCAAATCTTCAGTCAGCTTAGCGATACCATTGCCACCCGCGTGGCGGAGATCAACGCGCTCAAAGCGCAAGGTGCTCCGGTCTGGCCGATATTATCTTATGCCGATATCAAAGCGGGCCGCGTGAGCGCAGAGCAGCGAGAAGAGATTAGACGTCGCGGATGTGCGGTCATTAAGGGCCATTTCCCCCGCGAGCAGGCGCTGGCATGGGATCAGTCGATGCTGGATTACCTGGATCGCAACCATTTTGATGAAGTTTACAAAGGGCCCGGCGATAACTTCTTCGGTACCCTGAGCGCCTCGCGCCCTGAAATCTACCCGATCTACTGGTCACAGGCGCAAATGCAGGCCCGCCAGAGTGAAGAAATGGCTAACGCACAGTCGTTCCTTAATCACCTGTGGACCTATGAAAGTGAAGGTAAACAGTGGTTTAACCCAGACGTCAGCGTAATCTATCCTGACCGTATCCGCCGCCGTCCACCAGGAACCACTTCCAAAGGCCTCGGGGCGCATACTGACTCCGGCGCGCTGGAGCGCTGGCTGCTTCCGGCGTACCAGCGCGTTTTTGCCTCTGTCTTTAACGGTAATCTGGCCGATTACGATCCGTGGCATGCGGCACATCGTACCGATGTCGAAGAGTATACGGTCGATAACACCACTAAGTGTTCCGTGTTTCGCACCTTCCAGGGTTGGACGGCACTTTCCGATATGTTGCCGGGCCAAGGGTTACTGCATGTGGTTCCCATTCCTGAAGCGATGGCTTATGTACTGTTACGCCCGCTGCTTGACGATGTCCCGGAAGATGAGCTGTGCGGCGTCGCACCCGGACGAGTGCTGCCAATTTCACAGCAATGGCATCCGTTGTTGATCGAAGCGTTAACCAGCATTCCGCAACTGGATGCCGGCGATTCCGTGTGGTGGCATTGCGATGTGATCCATTCCGTTGCGCCGGTTGAGAATCAACAGGGTTGGGGTAACGTGATGTACATCCCCGCCGCACCGATGTGTGAGAAGAATCTCGCCTATGCACATAAGGTGAAGGCCGCGCTGGAAAAAGGTGTATCGCCGGGTGATTTCCCGCGTGAAGATTACGAAACAAACTGGGAAGGACGCTTCACGCTGGATGATTTAAATATTCACGGTAAACGTGCACTGGGGATTATTTAA